The genome window TACGAATTATATACGCACCGGAGCAACTGAAATACTTCCAAGCGATTATGTAAAAACTTTTGATGATATATTACAAAAACCCGAAAAGAAAAATTTATATTCATTAGTTATCAAAATATTTAATGAACATCCTGATTTTAAACAAGAACTAGCTGAAAATATAAATAATACTCATTCTCTAAAAAGATTTAAAAAACTATCGTCTGAAAAACAAATAATTATTGAAAGTTTTTTAGAAGAAGCAAAAGAACAAGCTAAACCTTTCTTAAAAGAACATTTTGAAAGCTACAAAATTGATCTTAAAATTTTAGATATTATTCCTACTTTATTAAATAAAATTCCTGAGACAAAAGAGATTTTTGATACTCTTAACGCTCCAAATCAAGGTGTAATGATATCTCTTGAAAAATCCTTAGAAATGGTAGCGGGTGATGATAAATTAAAAAGTTTTTTTGCTAATAATAAAACAATCTTACCAAATATTGCTTTAGGTATTATTGAAAATACTCCTAGCGTACAAAGCATAACAAAAGAATATAATTTTGATAAACAAATGCTTAGTATAGTAGGCGAAGTTATGTCAAAACCGGAAATTGCTCATGAGATTATTGCAGACTTAAATAAAGGCGATTATATGAGCTTAACCGGTAATATAATCTCTGCCCTTAATGATCCTTCATTTAAATTAAAAGATATATTAGTAGCACAAAGTAAAGAAGGGCTATTTGATAATTTAATTACAGGAGTTTTAGAACAGGATGAAAAAAATAGCCAAACTATAAAACAACAACTTATAAATTACGGTCTGGAAGCGAGTGATATTACAAAGCTAACGAGCATAATGCCTATATTACTTGATAAACCTGAGTCATTAAAAAAGGTTTTTCGAGATTTTATTAAAGGTGATTATACAGGAATGGCAAAAGAGTTAATAGCTTTAACTAAAGATAATCCTGAGATTAAGAAATATTTAAACGATAATAGAGAAATATTTGCTAGTATTTTAGATAAAACTTTAAAAGATATACCGGGCATAAATAACCTTGATAAGAAAGAATTATATAATATACTTCCATCAATGTTAAACCATCCTGATGAATTAGTTAAAGTTATAGAAGAAGTTGAAAAAAGTAATTATCGTGGGGCTGCTAGTGCTATATATAATCTAGCTCAAAAAACAAATTATTTTGAAGGGCAATTGCCAAATATTGTAAAAGCAGGTTTTAGCTATGCTACTGAAAAAGTAAAAGACGTATTTAGTCCATCACAAGATTTTAAAGATAAAACTATAGATGAAATTACTCTTAGAAATAATTTAAATAAAATACAAAATGGAAAATTCAGCTTAGAGGGAGCTATATTAGCAGGTAATTTATCTAATATTGACTTCTCAGGCGTATCATTAAAAAATGCAGATTTAACTAAAGTAACTTCTTTAAAAGATTGTAATTTTAAAAATACTAATTTAGCAGAGACTAAATTACCTGATAATTTAATGCTACTTACTGATACTTACAATCTCGATAAGGCTATTCCTCATTTAGCACCTGAACTAATTAAAGAACAACAAGCTAAATTAATTGATAAGGCAATTGATAAAGTATTTTTACAAATACAAGCCGAAGAAAAAAGAAATTTACTTAGTAAAAAAGAATTTGCTCAACAGGTAAATATATTATGCGAAGAAAATCAAACGATTAAAGACTATATTATAGAGAAACTAAATTCATTACCTATGAATATGGTTACTAACCTAGCTACTCCTAAAACAAATCAATATAAACATATTACAAATCATGTAAATTCTCCCTTACAAATATTGAACCCTTTATATGAAAATATTGCAAATAAACAAGATATTAAGAGTAATTTATTGGCAAATATTTTAAGCGAGAAAATATCACAAAAACTTTTTGATAAAGGTGATAATAGAGGTGAAGATTTTTACATGATTAATCAGATGCTAAAACCTATCGTTTCTGAATATTCTAAAGAGGAGCCCGATAATATAAATAATTTTTTAGAGCCGAAAAATCTAGAAAAGTTAGCAAGTAATATTGCTTCTACTTTAAATTCTAAATCTAAATATACTTGGGCAGGCACTATTACCGGTGGAATTTATTTACCGAAAGAAATCTTCAATGAACAGTTAAAAGATAACTTTAAGAATGAGTTTGAAAATATTAATAAATTAAATGTTTTAAAAGAAGCAAAAAATATAGCTTCAAATTTAGATAGTAAAGTGCATGTAGTAGATAATCACGATAAATCACATACTTACGAATCATTAAAAAAGGTTTTTGATGGATTTGTTAAAGGTGATTATACGAGAATGGCGAAAGAATTAATAACTTTAACTAAAGATAATCCTGAAATTAAACAATATTTAAACGATAATAAAGAAATATTTTTGGGCATTTTAGATAAAACCTTAAAAGATGTACCGGGTATCAATAATCTTGATAAGAAAGAATTGTATAATACACTAACACCTATGCTCAATCAACCGGATAAGCTGGTTGAAATCTTAGAAAATATTGAAAATAAGAAGTATATGAATGTGGCTACTAGTATAGGTAGTTTAGTTTGGAAAGAAGGTCAAACGTTGAATATTATAAAACAAATACCAAATGTCATTAAAGCAGGAGTTGGTTATTTTAAATCTGATAAGGTACCTGTAGAATTAGAAAATAAAGTTCCGGCTGATGTATTAAAAGAAGCACAAAACATCGTCTCAAGTTTAAATAGTAAGATTAATATTGTAGAACCTAAGGCAAGTTCATTTTCCATTACTCCTATTTCTAATAATAAAAAGAAAGACGAAGTACATAGATAGTTATATAGGAAAGTTTCTCAATATTTGTGCAAACTCTTCATAGTTAGAATATTCTAATGTAGTTTTATCTTGTATCTGATTTTTAAACCAAGTAACTTGTCTTTTAGCATAATGACGTGTTCGTATTTGAGCTGCACTTAAAGCCTCATCTAAAGTAAGGTTACCGTCTAAATAAGCTAAAATTTCTTTTACTCCCACTGCTTTTAAATTTGAATAATTTTTAGGAGCAAATTGTTTTTTTATCAAAGCAATTTCATCAATTGCCCCTTCTTTAAATATTTTTTGTAAACGCTCATCACATGTTTTATATAAAAATTTTCGCTCAGGATTTAAGAAGATAATTTTGAAATTAAAATCAGATAAAATTTGCTCTTTTGGCAAAGTTTGAAAAGAGAAAATAGATTTACCGGTTTGCATGAATACTTCATAAGCTCTAATTAAACGCTGAGTATCATTTTGGTTTGTTTTAGAGGCAGCAAGCGGGTCAAGCTGTTCTAATTTATTCCATAATTCTATATTGCCTATTTCAGTATGTAAGTTTCTTACTTGTTCTCGTAAATCTTCTGATATATCAGGAATATTATTATAGCCGAAAACTAAAGAATTGATATATAAACCCGTTCCGCCTATTAATATAGGTAGCTTGCCCCTAGCAGTTATTTCTTTTATTTTTTCTGTAGCAAGTTTTAGATATTTTATTACTGAGAAATCTTCCGTAATTGATAGAAAGTTATAAAGGTAATATGGAATTTCGGCTTTATAAATTTGAGGAGGGGAGGCGGTAATAATAGGAATTTCCTTATAAACCTGCATTGAGTCGATATTAATGATTTCGCCGTTATAAGCTTTGGCAAACTCATGCCCTAAATAAGACTTCCCACTAGCAGTCGGCCCGCATAATATAATTATTTCTTTTTTTGTCACTGATATATAGTTTAGCCTATAATTATTGGGGTGTTGCATGGCTCGGTTTTCCGTCATTGCGAGAAGAATTACGTAGTAATTCGACGAAGCAATCCAGTAAAAAATTCTGATTTACAGAATTTTTTTATTATTTTTCTGGATTGCCACGCAGCCTACGGCTGCTCGCAATGACGGGGTGGTATCCACGCAACAACACCAGCTCATGATAATTCAGTATTTCCGCAGGAATGACATTATACAATTAAACGTTTTCAGTTTCATCAATAGGAGTATTTCCTAAAGCCTTAGTAATATCCACTTCATAGTTAACAGTATTGGACTCACTAAATGTTATTGCACTTGGTTTAAAATTGTCGTCAAAAATAATATTTGGCTCAGTGTGTATTGATATACCGACACTAAAAGCTAAAGAAGTAAGCTTTTTAATTTTTTCAAACTGAGAAATATCATTAATAATATGATTCCCATTTCCATCTGTTCCTACCGAATGCTTGCTAACTATAGCACGTAATTCATTTAATACCATTTGTTCAGTTGCTACATCTATTTTAATTTGCTTAATGTCAATAGGAAACCCAGCGTTAAGAGCTTGTTTGAACATATTATTTATCCTTATATTAATTTAATGTGAGAAGAATATATTAAATAATATTTAAAAAGTCAATAGATTAATTAATTTTTTAATAATTAATTAATAGTCCGTATTTTTCAAGATATTTATTAATTATAGCTATTATTTTCTCTAAACCATTTTTACTAGCTGATTCAGCTCTTGCAACTATAATAGATTCGGTATTAGAGCTACGAAGTAACCACCAACCATGCTCATTATTTACCCGTACACCGTCTATATCATTAAACTCTATTTTATCATCAAGTAATTTTTGCTTTATTTCTTCTATAATTTTTAGCTTTAGTCTTGAGGGAACAAAAATTTTAATTTCCGGTGTACTATAGCTTTTCGGTAAATCTTCTATTATCTCATCTAGCGTTTTATCCGATTTGCTAAGTAAATCTAAAAATCTAAGAGATGCATAAATTGCATCATCAAAGCCGAAATATTTATCGGCAAAGAATATATGCCCGCTCATTTCACCGGCAAGTAAAGCTTTTATCTCAAGCATTTTGCTTTTAATAAATGGATGACCGGTTCGCCATATTATAGGATTTCCTCCATATGATTTTATTTTATCGACTATAAATTGGCTGGCTTTTACGTCAAGTATTATAGTTGCGTTTGGATTTTCCTTTAAAATATCCTCAGCAAATATACATAAAATTTGGTCACCGAATAATATCTTGCCGTTCCCGCTTACAATGCCGATTCTATCACCGTCACCGTCGAAAGCTATACCAATATCGCAATTTTGTTCTTTAACTGTTTTTATTAGCTCTTGTAAGTTAGCAGGGTTAGTAGGGTCAGGATGATGGCTTGGAAAATTCCCGTCAATCTTACTATTTATGATTATATTGTCGTTTGAGAGATATTTTTTAAGTTCTTCAACAATATCACCGGTTGCTCCGTTACCGGAGTCCCAAGCTACTTTTAATTTGGGATTAATGTTTATCCCCTCTAAAATACGCTTTAGGTATTTAGATTGGATGGTGTTGCTGTACTCTGTTTCATTCCCGCTAGGTATTATTGTCATCCCGCGGCTTGACCGCGGGATCCAGTCTTGTTTAATGTTTTTTTGGATACCGTGGTCAAGCCACGGTATGACATTGATCTTTGCTAATAAATCCTGTATCTGAGGACCGAAAAAAGATTTACCGTTTTGTAGTATTTTAAAGCCGTTATCGTCACGAGGGTTATGCGATCCCGTAACCATAATACTACCGGCAGGCATAAATTGTTTATCGGCAAAATATAGTACGGGAGTCGGAACTACGCCAATATTTATGATTTCAGCCCCTGTCTCAGTTAATCCTAATTCTAAGGCTTTACAAAGGGTAGGGGAGCTGAGCCGACCGTCTAAACCAACACAGATTTTGTTGTTATCTTTCGTTATAGTCATCTCGGCAAAACAAAACCCGATTTTATAGGCTATTTCTTCCGTTAAGTCTGTAAGGCTATTGCCTCTTATATCATAAGCTCTAAAAATTTCTTTGTTAATTTGCATAAAAAACCCTTTATGTCATTCCTATTTTTGTCACCCCGTGGCTTGACCACGGGGTCCATAAAAACAATAAAAAATACTAATATATTTAGTATTTTAACTGGATCCCGTGGTCAAGCCACGGGATGACACGGGGTGCGTTTTCCGATCCACGCAAGCAATGACGTGGTTACATAGTCTAGAAATTAAAGCTTTCACCTAAATACACTTCTTTAACTTTCTTGCTGTTTGCTATTTCCTTAGCACTTCCTTCTAATAATACTTTACCTTCAAAAATAACATAAGCACGGTCGACTATATCTAGAGTATCACGTACGTTATGGTCGGTAATTAATATGCCTATATTAAACTCACGTAAATAAGTAATTAGATTTTTGATATCGGAAATAGCAAGCGGGTCAATACCGGCAAGCGGTTCATCAAGCATGATAAATTTAGGCTCTATTGCAAGTGAACGTGCGATCTCAAGCCTACGCCTTTCACCACCTGATAAGCTAGCAGCGGATAAATCTTTTAAATGTACTATTGAAAATTTCTCTAACAAATTATGGGTTTTTTGTTCAATTACTTCTTTATCATTTTCAGATATCTCAACTACAGCCTTAATATTATCCTCAACCGATAATCCCCGAAAAATTGAAGGTTCTTGAAGAAGATAGCCGATTCCAAGCCTTGCTCGTAAATAAATAGGTAGGTTGGTAATATTTATATCATTTAAAAGTAATTGCCCTGAGTCTGGTTTCATTAAACCGATAATAATGTTAAAACAAGTTGTTTTACCGGCTCCGTTCGGACCAAATAAACCAACTATCTCTCCTTGTTTTATATTCAGAGATATATCAGTTAATATATTCCTTTTTTTGTAGGATTTTGATATATTTTTAACTTGTAAGCTGTCCATCTTTTTTATTTGTGTTTTGTTGCTCTTTATGTCATTCCTGCGAAAGCAGGAATCCAGGCCTTATTGTTGTCATCCCGCGACTTGATCGCGGGATCCAGTTAAAAATACTAATATTTTAGTATTTTTTATTGTTTTTATGGACCACGTGGTCAAGCCACGGGGTGACAACCTAGCACGGTATAACAAAACTAACTATTTTTCTTAACAATATCTACATAATAGATTAGTTTATTAGTTTTTAAGACATTATCGTCACGCTGTAATATTACATTACCAAGTAGAATAAGTTGTTTATTATCGAAAAAATATTTAGCACTATCTGCAAGTAATAATTCATTATTTATTTTTCTTTCTACAGTCAACTTGGTCGGAATAACTATATAATCAATAGTTTGTTTATCATCTATTGTTTTATAAAAAATATATAATTCTTTCGTTCTAAGTATCGCATTATCGAAGTAAACAACAACATTTCCAAGATATTCTGCTTTTTGTTTGGTTCTATCAATAATTAAGGTATCAGATGTTATATGTAAATTTGAAATATCTCTATTATTAGCATATATAGATATACTAATAGTAAGAAATACTACAAGTTTAATAATCCGATAAATCGATGATTGTAGAGACATTGCCTTTAAAAATTATAATATTATTTTCATCCCTCGTATTAAAACTATCCGAAGTAATTGAAGAGTTTTTATAAAGTAATTTAGCAGAGGAGTTGCCGGTTATATTCTTATTTACTAAATCAATCCTTGCATCGTTAGTGTTAAATATGATCTCATCAAAAAAAAGTTTTACATCGTTTTTTAAATCTAATATGTTTGATTCTTCATCTAAAAAACCTTCTTTCGCATTGATAATAAGAGTTTGGTCTTGATTTACGTTATAAATAGCATTTATTATATCTAGTTTATATTTGTTATCCGACTCTTTTATAGCTCGCTCAGTTTTAATCTTATACGCATTTAAATTTTTATTTACTCCTTCAAAAATTGAATCTTTCAATATAATATTATATTTTAAATCAAAATTTTTATTATCTTTTAAACTTTTTTTTGTAACGTTAATATCATTTTCTTCATTAATATAACCGCTTTTAATTAATATATATCCTATATACAAAATTCCAACTATTATTAAAAGATATACAGATTTCCAAATTTTTTTTCGCCGTTTATAAGAAGAGGGCATAGATTTCAGCTAACTCCTATGCGTAGTAAATCATGAATATGAATAATGCCTATGATAATATTATCATCAACAATCGGTATATTAGTGATATTTTTGGCTTTCATTAAATTTAAAGCCTCTTTTGCAAATATTTCCGATGAGATATGAATAGGGTTTTTGGTCATAATGCTTGATGCTGTTTTTAAGTGAATTTGATCGTTAATATGACGACGTAAATCCCCGTCAGTTATAATCCCTATCAAATTTTGGTTTTTATCTGTGACAAGTGTACAACCTAAACGTTTTTTATTCATAATAATTATAGTTTCGGCAAAGGAAGTATCTTCATATACTAAAGGTATTTCATCACCGCTACGCATTAGGTTTTTAATTTTTGTTAAATTAGCACCGATTGTACCTCCCGGATGATAAATTTTAAAATCATCTTTAGTAAAGCCTCGTTTTTCATGTATAACAGTCATTAAAGCATCACCTAGTGATAACATTATTAAAGATGATATAGTAGGAGCTCCAATTACAGAAGCTTCCGGGTATTCAGGTACTATTAATAAAAAATCGCTTCTTTTAGCTAAAGTGGAATTTTTATTCATTGTCATTGCAGCAATTTTTATGGAAGAGTTCTTGCAATATTCAATTATATTAAATAGCTCTTTAGTTTCACCGGAATTAGATAGCATAATTACTAGATCATTTCTCGTCACCATACCTAAATCGCCGTGACTAGCCTCTGCCGGATGTAAATAAAAAGCAGGCATACCGGTTGAAGAAAAGCTAGCAGCTATTTTTCTTGCAATATAACCGCTTTTGCCTATGCCGGTTAGGATTACCCGTCCTTTGAAAGATAGTAAAAATTCTATAATTCTGTTAAAATCTTCAGGGATATTTTCGGATAATTTTTCTAAAGCACTTGCTTCACTAGAAATAACCCTCTTTGCGATGATTCGGTAATTATTTGTGTCGGTCATTTTTATATCTTTTTTCGTCATTGCGAGGAAAAATTGAAAATTTTGACGAAGCAATCTCAGGAGTTTGTTATTATTTCATGAGATTACCGTGCAGCCTACAGCTGCAGCGTTGTTGCATGGCTCGGCCTCACCTTTGTCATCCCGTGATTTATTCACGGGATCCAGTTAAAAATACTAATAATATTAGTATTTTTAGTTGTTTTGCTGGATACCGTGGACAAGCCACGGTATGACACCCAGCAGGTTTTTCGAGCCATGCAACAACGCCCACGGCTGCTCGCAATGACGTCCTATGTAAAATACTTACGTTCCGTAATTGTTTCTTCTTTATCATTGTTAGAATCTTCATTCCAAGCTCGTTTTTTACTAGAATCACGTCGCTCAGATTCTGAATTTTCCTTAGCATTATTAACATTATTTTTTGGCTTCGGATTATTTGAAGATTTATCCTTATCGGCATTTTTAATAGTTAGTTTTGCTTTGCCTTTATTATCAAAGCCTATCAGCTTAACTTTTACTATATCGCCTTGTTTTAAAACACTACTAACCGTTTCTATTCTTTCTTCTGAAATTTCACTAATATGAACAAAGCCGTCTTTATTACCTAAATAATTAATAAAAGCACCGGAATCTAAGACTTTCATTACCGTACCGTTAAATATTTCACCGATTTCAGGTTCAACGGCAATAGCTTTAATTTTATCTAAAGCGACTTTTAGCTTATCTCTATCTGAAGCATAAACAGAAACGCTGCCATCATCGCTTATATCTATTTTAGCACCGCTAGTTTCACAAATTTCCTTTATTACTTTACCGCCCGGTCCTATAATATCTCTAATTTTATCCTTATCTATTTTTATAGTAGTAGTAGAAGGAGCATTTTTACTTAGTTCGCTATTTGGTTTACTAATAACTTTATTCATTTGCTCAAGTATATGCAAACGACCGAGTCGTGCTTGCTCTAAAGCTACTTTCATTATTTTAAAATCTACTCCGGATATTTTAATATCCATTTGTAATGCAGTAATCCCTTCACTAGTTCCTGCAACCTTAAAGTCCATATCACCGAAATAATCTTCATCTCCAAGAATGTCGGATAATACCGCAAATTTTTTGCCTTCCTTAACAAGCCCCATAGCAATACCCGCAACCGGTGCTTTTATCGGTACGCCGGCATACATTAAAGCAAGAGAACTACCGCAAACAGTTGCCATTGAAGAAGAACCGTTAGACTCCGTAGTTTCAGCAACTACTCTAATAGAATAAGGAAATTGTACTTTATTAGGTAATATTGGATTAATAGCACGCCATGCGAGTTTACCGTGTCCGACTTCACGACGACTAGGTGCTTTCATAGGCATTGCTTCATTTACAGAGTAGGGCGGAAAGATATAATTAAGCATAAAACGCTCTTTATACTCACCCTCTAAACTGTCAACTATCTGCTCATCTAAACTAGTACCGAATGTAGTGCTAACTAAGCTTTGCGTCTCGCCTCTAGTAAATAAAGCTGAACCGTGTGCAGAAGGTAATAAACCTATTTCACAAGCAATTTGTCTTATATCCGTGGTACTTCTTCCATCGATACGTCTATTTTTTTCTAAAATCTCGTTACGTAATATATCTGATTCAATAGATTTTAAAGCCGATTCTATTTGATAATTACTATATTTTTTATTTTCTATGTCGCTTACAAAATGTGTAAGAACTTTTTCAGGTATTAAATCTAAATTAGTACTACGTTCCTGTTTAGATTTAATCGCAAAAGCTTGTTCAATTTCTTTTACAAATAACTTCTCAATTTCTTTCTTTAATGAGGCAGGATATAAATTTTGCATTTCAAGCTTTGGTTTTTTAGCTTCTTCTGCTAGTTCTTTAATTATCTTTATTACCGGCTGGAAGCTTTCAAATCCAAATTTTACGGCTTCTAACATTTGTTCTTCAGCGAGTAAATGAGCTTCCGATTCAACCATCATTACTGAATCTGATGTTCCTGCAACTACTAAATCAAGCTGACTTGTTTTTAATAATTCAAGTGTCGGATTTAAAACAAATTCACCATTGATTAAACCGACTTTACTTGCAGCAACTATTTCTATATAAGGAGCAGGGGATAGGCTAAGGGCAGCCGATGCACCAATAATTGCAAGTATATCTACCGGAGTTTCAGGATCATATGAAAGAACACTGCAAGTTACATGCGTTTCATTCACAAAAGCCGGATGAAATAATGGTCTAATTGGTCTATCTATTAAACGAGATACTAAAACTTCTCTATCTGATGCTTTTCCCTCACGTTTAAAAAATCCTCCGGGGATTTTACCGGCAGCATATGCCATTTCTCTATAATTAATCGTTAAAGGAAAAAAGCCGATACCTTCTTTTGCTTTTTTAGCTACTACTGCTGTACATAATAAAACGGAATTACCCATTTTTACTGTAACTGCTCCGTCAGCTTGCCTTGCTATCTTACCTGTACTAAGCTCAAGAACTTTCCCGTTCCATGTAACACTCTTAGTTATTTCGTTAAACATCTATTTATCTCATTTCATAATTTATATTTTATTCAAAGTGTCATCCCGTGGTCTTTATTATGTCATTCCCGCAAAAGCGGGAATGACATAAAACGAGCTATACAACAATGCCGGTCAAGCCCCACGGGATGACAGTCTTAGTATGACATTTGTACTACTTAATCTTTCTAATTCCTAGCTTACTTATTAAATCTAAATATTCGCTAACATTATTCTTTTTAATATAGTTAAGTAATCTACGACGGCGTCCGACTAAAATTAATAATCCGCGTCTTGAAGTATGATCTTTATGGTTAGACTTAAAATGCTCGGTTAAATTAGTAATTCTTTCGGTTAAAATAGCACATTGCACCGCACTTGAACCGGTATCATTTTCCGTTATAGCATATTCTTTAATTAATTGTTGTTTACGTTCTTGTGTAATCGACATCGATAATTTCTCCTTAAATGTATAGATTTCTTACCTAACTTGTTTCTAAAGGTAATTTGCACGTCAATCCGGTACTCGAAGCCTCACGTACTAAAGTGTACGCTGCGGTTCTGTGTTCCGTGTTTCCTTCAAATTCCTCTTTATTAACTACGTTATGCAAGAAATCTATGGTGTTAAATTAAATATTCTTAAAGAATTAAAGCAACTCTTGTTTAAACTACCTATTGCAAGCAAAACGCTTTTATAGCGAACCCATAAAAGATCAACGTCTTTTTCATAATTAAATAAACATTTCTGTCCATATTTAATTTGTTGTGCTTGGCTGTCAGTT of Rickettsia tillamookensis contains these proteins:
- the lptB gene encoding LPS export ABC transporter ATP-binding protein, coding for MDSLQVKNISKSYKKRNILTDISLNIKQGEIVGLFGPNGAGKTTCFNIIIGLMKPDSGQLLLNDINITNLPIYLRARLGIGYLLQEPSIFRGLSVEDNIKAVVEISENDKEVIEQKTHNLLEKFSIVHLKDLSAASLSGGERRRLEIARSLAIEPKFIMLDEPLAGIDPLAISDIKNLITYLREFNIGILITDHNVRDTLDIVDRAYVIFEGKVLLEGSAKEIANSKKVKEVYLGESFNF
- the miaA gene encoding tRNA (adenosine(37)-N6)-dimethylallyltransferase MiaA, with translation MTKKEIIILCGPTASGKSYLGHEFAKAYNGEIINIDSMQVYKEIPIITASPPQIYKAEIPYYLYNFLSITEDFSVIKYLKLATEKIKEITARGKLPILIGGTGLYINSLVFGYNNIPDISEDLREQVRNLHTEIGNIELWNKLEQLDPLAASKTNQNDTQRLIRAYEVFMQTGKSIFSFQTLPKEQILSDFNFKIIFLNPERKFLYKTCDERLQKIFKEGAIDEIALIKKQFAPKNYSNLKAVGVKEILAYLDGNLTLDEALSAAQIRTRHYAKRQVTWFKNQIQDKTTLEYSNYEEFAQILRNFPI
- a CDS encoding SIS domain-containing protein — translated: MTDTNNYRIIAKRVISSEASALEKLSENIPEDFNRIIEFLLSFKGRVILTGIGKSGYIARKIAASFSSTGMPAFYLHPAEASHGDLGMVTRNDLVIMLSNSGETKELFNIIEYCKNSSIKIAAMTMNKNSTLAKRSDFLLIVPEYPEASVIGAPTISSLIMLSLGDALMTVIHEKRGFTKDDFKIYHPGGTIGANLTKIKNLMRSGDEIPLVYEDTSFAETIIIMNKKRLGCTLVTDKNQNLIGIITDGDLRRHINDQIHLKTASSIMTKNPIHISSEIFAKEALNLMKAKNITNIPIVDDNIIIGIIHIHDLLRIGVS
- the rpsO gene encoding 30S ribosomal protein S15 translates to MSITQERKQQLIKEYAITENDTGSSAVQCAILTERITNLTEHFKSNHKDHTSRRGLLILVGRRRRLLNYIKKNNVSEYLDLISKLGIRKIK
- a CDS encoding LptA/OstA family protein, whose amino-acid sequence is MSLQSSIYRIIKLVVFLTISISIYANNRDISNLHITSDTLIIDRTKQKAEYLGNVVVYFDNAILRTKELYIFYKTIDDKQTIDYIVIPTKLTVERKINNELLLADSAKYFFDNKQLILLGNVILQRDDNVLKTNKLIYYVDIVKKNS
- the pnp gene encoding polyribonucleotide nucleotidyltransferase, whose protein sequence is MFNEITKSVTWNGKVLELSTGKIARQADGAVTVKMGNSVLLCTAVVAKKAKEGIGFFPLTINYREMAYAAGKIPGGFFKREGKASDREVLVSRLIDRPIRPLFHPAFVNETHVTCSVLSYDPETPVDILAIIGASAALSLSPAPYIEIVAASKVGLINGEFVLNPTLELLKTSQLDLVVAGTSDSVMMVESEAHLLAEEQMLEAVKFGFESFQPVIKIIKELAEEAKKPKLEMQNLYPASLKKEIEKLFVKEIEQAFAIKSKQERSTNLDLIPEKVLTHFVSDIENKKYSNYQIESALKSIESDILRNEILEKNRRIDGRSTTDIRQIACEIGLLPSAHGSALFTRGETQSLVSTTFGTSLDEQIVDSLEGEYKERFMLNYIFPPYSVNEAMPMKAPSRREVGHGKLAWRAINPILPNKVQFPYSIRVVAETTESNGSSSMATVCGSSLALMYAGVPIKAPVAGIAMGLVKEGKKFAVLSDILGDEDYFGDMDFKVAGTSEGITALQMDIKISGVDFKIMKVALEQARLGRLHILEQMNKVISKPNSELSKNAPSTTTIKIDKDKIRDIIGPGGKVIKEICETSGAKIDISDDGSVSVYASDRDKLKVALDKIKAIAVEPEIGEIFNGTVMKVLDSGAFINYLGNKDGFVHISEISEERIETVSSVLKQGDIVKVKLIGFDNKGKAKLTIKNADKDKSSNNPKPKNNVNNAKENSESERRDSSKKRAWNEDSNNDKEETITERKYFT
- the lptC gene encoding LPS export ABC transporter periplasmic protein LptC, with protein sequence MPSSYKRRKKIWKSVYLLIIVGILYIGYILIKSGYINEENDINVTKKSLKDNKNFDLKYNIILKDSIFEGVNKNLNAYKIKTERAIKESDNKYKLDIINAIYNVNQDQTLIINAKEGFLDEESNILDLKNDVKLFFDEIIFNTNDARIDLVNKNITGNSSAKLLYKNSSITSDSFNTRDENNIIIFKGNVSTIIDLSDY